The following proteins are co-located in the Colletotrichum lupini chromosome 4, complete sequence genome:
- a CDS encoding DHHC zinc finger domain-containing protein yields MTSKERAGGPSTPTDDGGFPKPQFPGRSDRPGPPSIISSRMTDIASDDGGDAVAQTLSENPRRKSGLASETVSRPGTAKTGMSGPLEGRRRGPPPRMNYITSLNEKRGSIGGGSTAGSISSRPPSSTSRSHVPSLTSSAFFRPMSSQKLQAQRGGSRPATRQQPTLEDTEPTPEHNQSAAAAAAVASGGPNARHSVISNPVSNPVARLQRQLSDDDNMRPPPSRGTEYTDQGTYDLITANTSPTHGHYAAGSMSESVTPLQRNQRNSRNLSVNVDRGFRERGNQPSPIKSPRSFRSSFLLPGRSDQNKSNRTLPGGEKLSSTASTPQLNPVDSSRPADKNNLKKSKTNLGYVFQYFEGNTVFCLGGRFQNTKHRPVNVATGLFIIIPAVLFFVFSAPWIWHNISPAIPITFGYVFYICISSFLHASLSDPGILPRNLHAFPPADSTEDPLRLGPPTNDWTLIKSAESATAAMEVPVKHCRTCNIWRPPRAHHCRLCDNCIETHDHHCVWLNNCVGKRNYRYFFAFVSSATFLSLYLLGASLGHILVHMHRSDISFGKSIDDFRVPFAMVIYGFIAFLYPAALMGYHIFLMARGETTREYINSHKFIKAERFRAFTQGSMLKNWIVVLCRPRPPTYYQFKKRYIGGDQRLGALRDQKVDIQDNDRVREASAAARAFLEALQREHWRRRQQQADARGGGFGLGPGDGFGEMGDDDFGPTEEIRFEDLFGDIFGSFGGGGAGSFDPRPGPGSGSGPEPDQGRTDGPGGQGGGGGEGNPGPEPATSGPGGNGGAFRSSYGPPPGHYGGGWYGYGPAFGEAARARRGGAGMTFADLFELYQSWPGPDNSFGDYDESGNMPHAYF; encoded by the exons ATGACTTCAAAAGAACGGGCCGGTGGGCCTAGCACGCCAACCGACGATGGCGGCTTTCCGAAACCCCAATTTCCTGGACGCTCCGACCGACCAGGCCCGCCGAGTATCATCTCGTCGCGAATGACCGACATCGCGTCCGACGACGGCGGGGACGCTGTAGCCCAGACCTTGTCCGAAAATCCGCGCAGAAAATCTGGTCTGGCTTCAGAAACTGTGTCACGGCCAGGGACGGCCAAGACAGGCATGTCTGGACCCCTCGAAGGCCGGAGACGGGGTCCGCCCCCACGAATGAATTACATTACCAGTCTCAACGAGAAGAGGGGAAGCATCGGAGGCGGTAGTACCGCTGGTTCGATCAGCAGCAGACCGCCTAGCTCGACAAGTCGAAGTCATGTTCCGTCTCTTACGTCTTCAGCCTTCTTTCGTCCCATGAGTTCCCAAAAGCTGCAAGCCCAGCGTGGTGGTTCACGACCTGCGACCCGTCAGCAACCTACATTGGAGGATACCGAACCTACACCCGAACACAACCAGAGTGccgccgcagcagcagctgTAGCCAGTGGAGGACCAAATGCTCGGCACAGCGTCATCTCAAACCCGGTTTCGAATCCCGTTGCGCGCCTCCAGCGGCAGCTTagcgacgacgacaacaTGAGACCACCTCCGTCTCGCGGAACCGAATACACCGACCAAGGAACGTACGATCTAATCACCGCCAACACGAGCCCGACTCATGGTCACTATGCTGCCGGTAGTATGTCCGAGAGCGTCACGCCGCTGCAACGGAACCAGCGCAATAGCCGAAACCTGAGCGTCAATGTCGACAGGGGCTTCAGAGAACGAGGCAATCAACCTAGCCCTATCAAATCGCCGCGATCTTTCCGCTCAAGTTTCTTGCTGCCAGGCAGAAGTGACCAGAACAAGTCTAACCGGACTCTACCTGGCGGCGAAAAGCTTTCATCGACCGCATCCACGCCGCAGCTCAACCCCGTAGACTCTTCGAGACCCGCCGACAAGAACAACTTGAAGAAGTCCAAGACAAACCTTGGCTATGTTTTCCAGTACTTCGAAGGCAATACTGTCTTCTGCTTGGGAGGGCGATTCCAGAACACCAAGCATCGGCCAGTCAACGTAGCCACTGGGCTGTTCATCATTATTCCCGCCGTCCTATTCTTCGTCTTCTCAGCCCCTTGGATATGGCATAACATCAGTCCTGCCATCCCAATCACTTTCGGATACGTCTTCTACATTTGCATTTCCTCGTTCCTCCACGCATCCCTGTCGGACCCAGGC ATTTTGCCGCGAAACCTTCATGCCTTTCCACCGGCTGATTCGACAGAGGATCCTCTCCGGCTCGGGCCTCCGACCAACGACTGGACGCTGATCAAGTCAGCAGAGTCAGCCACGGCCGCCATGGAAGTTCCAGTAAAACATTGTAGAACATGTAACATTTGGCGGCCTCCTCGGGCTCATCACTGCCGACTTTGCGATAACTGCATCGAGACCCACGATCACCACTGCGTTTGGCTCAACAACTGTGTCGGAAAACGCAATTACCGATATTTCTTTGCTTTCGTCTCCTCGGCAACCTTCCTCTCTCTCTACCTCCTTGGCGCCTCTCTAGGCCACATTCTCGTACACATGCACCGATCCGATATTTCCTTTGGTAAATCCATCGACGACTTCCGCGTTCCCTTCGCTATGGTCATCTACGGCTTTATTGCCTTCTTATACCCTGCTGCCCTCATGGGCTACCACATCTTCCTCATGGCTCGAGGCGAAACAACCAGAGAGTACATCAACTCTCACAAGTTCATCAAGGCAGAGCGGTTCCGAGCCTTCACTCAGGGCAGCATGCTCAAGAACTGGATCGTCGTCCTCTGCCGACCGAGGCCTCCTACCTACTACCAATTCAAGAAGAGGTATATTGGTGGTGATCAACGCCTCGGTGCTCTCCGGGATCAGAAGGTCGACATTCAGG ATAATGATCGTGTGAGAGAGGCTTCTGCTGCTGCGAGGGCGTTCCTTGAAGCGCTGCAGAGAGAGCACTGGCGGCGGAGACAGCAGCAGGCTGATGCTAGAGGCGGTGGATTTGGTTTGGGCCCTGGTGATGGGTTTGGGGAGATGGGTGACGATGACTTTGGGCCGACTGAGGAGATTCGGTTTGAGGATTTGTTCGGGGATATCTTTGGAAGTTTCGGTGGAGGCGGTGCTGGTTCGTTCGATCCTCGTCCCGGCCCCGGCTCCGGCTCTGGACCTGAACCTGACCAGGGCCGTACCGATGGGCCTGGCGGTCAAGGTGGTGGTGGGGGAGAAGGCAATCCCGGCCCCGAACCAGCAACTTCTGGACCCGGTGGAAACGGCGGTGCCTTCCGGTCGAGCTATGGACCCCC
- a CDS encoding phosphoadenosine phosphosulfate reductase yields the protein MAAVAEPTTQTSSVESSPRLNAADAAKLDRVEVESGYGSATDASSTSSSIPALPLISLTQPHLKHLNDQLENMHPLDILRFSKIMFPNLFQSTAFGLTGLVTLDMLSKIQKENPSAANVDLIFLDTLYHFKETHTLVDRIQERYPNVALHIFKPYGVASTEEFEAMYGPKLWETEAEMYDWIAKVEPLQRAYQELGVAAILTGRRRSQGGARDKMPIIEVDDERGVIKINPMASWSFKQVQEYIKTHNVPYNDLLDQGYKSVGDWHSTVPVKEGEDERAGRWKGQQKTECGIHNKKSRYAQYLEEMERKAVEAKGAAPASSAEAAKQGEAAIAPIVKAEKEEQAIASI from the coding sequence ATGGCTGCCGTTGCTGAGCCCACGACGCAGACGTCCTCCGTCGAGTCGTCTCCTCGGTTGAACGCCGCCGATGCGGCAAAGCTTGATCGTGTCGAAGTCGAGTCCGGATATGGTTCCGCCACCGATGCCTCATCGACATCGTCGTCCATCCCCGCGCTCCCCTTGATCTCCCTCACCCAACCCCACCTCAAGCACCTCAACGACCAGCTCGAGAACATGCACCCCCTCGACATCCTTCGCTTCTCCAAGATCATGTTCCCCAACCTTTTCCAGTCGACGGCCTTTGGCCTCACCGGCCTCGTCACCCTCGACATGCTCTCCAAGATCCAAAAGGAGAACCCCTCCGCCGCCAACGTCGACCTCATCTTCCTCGACACCCTCTACCACTTCAAGGAGACCCACACCCTCGTCGACCGCATCCAGGAGCGCTACCCCAACGTCGCCCTCCACATCTTCAAGCCCTACGGCGTCGCCTCCACCGAGGAGTTCGAGGCCATGTACGGTCCCAAGCTCTGGGAGACCGAGGCCGAGATGTACGACTGGATCGCCAAGGTCGAGCCCCTCCAGCGCGCCTACCAGGAGCTCGGCGTCGCCGCCATCCTTAccggccgccgccgctccCAGGGCGGCGCCCGCGACAAGATGCCCATCATCGAGGTCGACGACGAGCGCGGCGTCATCAAGATCAACCCCATGGCCAGCTGGTCCTTCAAGCAGGTGCAGGAGTACATCAAGACCCACAACGTCCCCTACAACGACCTCCTCGACCAGGGCTACAAGTCCGTCGGCGACTGGCACTCCACCGTCCCCGTCAAGGAGGGCGAGGACGAGCGCGCCGGCCGCTGGAAGGGCCAGCAGAAGACCGAGTGCGGCATCCACAACAAGAAGTCGCGCTACGCGCAGTACCTCGAGGAGATGGAGCGCAAGGCCGTCGAGGCCAAGGGCGCCGCCCCCGCGTCGTCGGCCGAGGCGGCCAAGCAGGGCGAGGCGGCCATCGCGCCCATCGTCAAGgcggagaaggaggagcagGCTATCGCATCGATCTAG
- a CDS encoding phosphoserine phosphatase SerB — protein MADASPAKSTTSPRPQLTSSMRSSSFLREHQQYRPPQHPESRFGIDTVVEDLSNVAVSPPKQHNHNAGHKHYADFNGIPSEDNPPTIRSGLNHSYSHPNCAPAGGKKQSRLVATLFYKPNGGDGAGHHTTAAGASGGRVASPPTLTSDSASGKESLPANFAPTQDPESFPLEPPTLEPEKLDHLYGSHVSPMCVTSFLHLMSTFPLPAGESDYSSSHRCLDSQEHPRVVELTLDPAPCQSYLSLTDLRRHELIYRFEREWSVDVALQPDTLWRRHPRLVVFDMDSTLITQEVIDLLAATLTDPPDLAARVADITHRAMLGELEFDAAFRERVQLLKGLPTSCFEQLRPVLDVTKGVPRLIKALKRLGVKTAVLSGGFLPLTSWLAGELGIDYAHANEVVIDDAGKLTGEVKGLIVGKERKRDLLVEIAAKEGIDLSQVVAVGDGANDLLMMGAAGLGVAWNAKPRVQMEADTRLNSESLLDLLYLFGFTGDEIEQLAS, from the coding sequence ATGGCCGACGCAAGCCCCGCCAAGTCGACAACGTCGCCCCGACCTCAGCTGACCTCGTCCATGAGGAGCAGCTCCTTCTTGCGCGAGCACCAGCAGTACCGGCCCCCGCAGCACCCAGAGAGCCGCTTCGGCATCGACACCGTCGTCGAGGACCTGAGCAACGTCGCCGTCTCTCCGCCAAAGCAGCACAACCACAACGCCGGCCACAAGCACTATGCGGACTTCAACGGCATCCCCTCAGAGGACAACCCACCCACCATCCGCAGCGGCCTGAACCACAGCTACTCGCACCCCAACTGCGCGCCCGCGGGTGGGAAGAAGCAGTCGCGCCTGGTGGCCACGCTCTTCTACAAACCGaacggcggcgacggcgccgGCCACCACACGACAGCGGCCGGAGCAAGTGGCGGCCGCGTCGCATCCCCCCCGACTCTCACCTCCGACAGCGCCAGCGGCAAGGAGTCCCTCCCGGCCAACTTCGCGCCGACCCAGGACCCCGAGTCCTTCCCCCTCGAACCCCCGACCCTCGAGCCCGAGAAGCTCGACCACCTGTACGGCTCCCACGTCTCGCCCATGTGCGTGACCTCGTTCCTGCACCTCATGTCGACCTTCCCCCTCCCCGCCGGCGAGTCCGACTACAGCTCCTCCCACCGCTGCCTCGACAGCCAGGAGCACCCGCGCGTCGTCGAGCTGACCCTCGACCCGGCGCCCTGCCAGAGCTACCTCAGCCTGACGGACCTGCGGCGGCACGAGCTCATCTACCGCTTCGAGAGGGAGTGGAGCGTCGACGTCGCGCTGCAGCCCGACACGCTGTGGCGCAGGCACCCGCGTCTCGTCGTCTTCGACATGGACAGCACCCTCATCACGCAGGAGGTGATTGACTTGCTCGCCGCGACGCTCACGGACCCGCCCGACCTGGCCGCGCGCGTCGCCGACATCACGCACCGCGCCATGCTCGGCGAGCTCGAGTTCGACGCCGCGTTCCGCGAGCGCGTGCAGCTTCTCAAGGGTCTGCCCACCTCCTGCTTCGAGCAGCTGCGGCCCGTCCTGGATGTCACCAAGGGCGTGCCCCGCCTGATCAAGGCTCTGAAGCGCCTCGGTGTGAAGACCGCGGTGCTGTCGGGCGGGTTCTTGCCCCTGACGAGCTGGCTTGCTGGAGAGTTGGGCATCGACTACGCGCACGCCAATGAGGTTGTCATCGACGATGCTGGGAAGCTCACTGGGGAGGTCAAGGGCCTCATTGTAGGCAAGGAGCGGAAGCGTGATCTGCTTGTTGAGATTGCGGCCAAGGAGGGCATCGATCTGTCGCAGGTTGTTGCGGTTGGTGACGGCGCAAACGATCTGCTGATGATGGGCGCGGCGGGCTTGGGTGTTGCGTGGAACGCTAAGCCGAGGGTGCAGATGGAGGCCGATACGAGACTCAACAGCGAGAGCCTGTTGGACTTGTTGTACCTCTTTGGGTTTACGGGTGATGAGATTGAGCAGCTCGCCTCGTAG
- a CDS encoding tRNA wybutosine-synthesizing protein gives MAPQQKNQGHQHLPVPPATFTTRKHKILEQLSVPDAEYTDASPKGSVDVGIRELIDELNDLDGFVTTSSCAGRVSVFLEGRKAGGADQRAAVAAVAAVAPSSSQGNEGDDTPAAAALETIAGPGGKGGGGTWLFVSHDPVPGSHDNDEDLLRLFGLVDEDAGRGAGQEPGRAVGVSGRSQSGRRKRLVHFKFEPMILHVLTASLPHAQLLLKCALAAGFRESGALNLLPTASQGEDEALSSSPVTPMVGVRTMGLALESLIGYVDEDAAEGSSARRHCTVTPDYLRDLLHIANERFVENAARIARFRTALQEAVAGPPPKTGEGGAAWEDADARRERKRAEGLRRKEEVLAARLKTQQQEAPSEDQGPIELLTEI, from the exons ATGGCACCGCAGCAGAAGAACCAAGGACACCAACACCTGCCCGTCCCACCGGCAACCTTCACCACCCGCAAACACAAGATCCTGGAACAGCTCAGCGTGCCCGATGCAGAGTACACCGACGCCTCGCCCAAGGGGTCCGTGGACGTCGGTATCCGCGAGCTCATTGACGAGCTCAACGACCTCGACGGTTTCGTCACGACGAGCAGCTGCGCGGGGCGCGTCAGCGTGTTTCTCGAGGGGCGTAAGGCGGGAGGAGCGGACCAGCGAGCAGCAGTAGCGGCAGTAGCGGCAGTAGCCCCATCATCTTCTCAAGGCAACGAAGGCGATGATACCCCTGCCGCCGCGGCCCTCGAGACGATAGCTGGACCCGGAGGAAAGGGAGGCGGAGGCACGTGGCTGTTCGTATCGCACGATCCCGTTCCCGGATCGCACGACAACGACGAGGATCTGCTGCGCTTGTTTGGTCTCGTGGATGAAGACGCGGGAAGAGGAGCAGGGCAAGAACCAGGACGGGCTGTCGGAGTATCGGGTCGTTCTCAGTCTGGGCGACGGAAGCGGCTTGTTCACTTCAAGTTCGAGCCCATG ATCCTCCACGTCCTCACAGCATCTCTACCTCACGCCCAGCTCCTCCTCAAATGCGCCCTCGCAGCAGGTTTCCGCGAAAGCGGCGCCCTGAACCTCCTCCCCACCGCATCGCAAGGCGAAGACGAAGCCTTGTCGTCATCACCCGTGACACCAATGGTAGGCGTAAGAACAATGGGTCTCGCTCTTGAATCTCTAATCGGTTACGTCGATGAAGACGCCGCCGAAGGCAGCAGCGCACGTCGGCACTGTACCGTCACGCCAGACTACCTCCGCGACCTGCTCCACATCGCCAACGAGCGCTTCGTAGAAAACGCCGCCCGCATCGCGCGGTTCCGCACCGCCTTGCAGGAGGCCGTCGCCGGACCCCCGCCAAAGACGGGCGAGGGCGGCGCCGCGTGGGAGGACGCCGACGCCAGGAGGGAGAGGAAGAGGGCTGAGGGCCTGCGGCGGAAGGAGGAGGTATTGGCTGCTAGGTTGAAGACGCAGCAGCAGGAAGCTCCGTCAGAGGACCAAGGCCCGATAGAGCTGCTGACTGAGATATGA